A window of Cheilinus undulatus linkage group 1, ASM1832078v1, whole genome shotgun sequence contains these coding sequences:
- the LOC121514576 gene encoding cAMP-regulated phosphoprotein 19-like — MSGDNEETQTAEETSVDEKDIQDKMISPEKAEEAKLKARYPNLGNKPGGSDLLRKRLQKGQKYFDSGDYNMAKAKIKNKQLPTAAPEKTEITGDHIPTPQDLPQRKPSLVASKLAG; from the exons ATGTCGGGGGATAACGAAGAAACACAGACGGCAGAGGAGACATCAGTGGACGAGAAG gacATCCAGGACAAGATGATCAGTCCTGAGAAGGCAGAGGAGGCCAAGCTGAAGGCCAGATATCCAAATTTAGGAAACAAACCCGGAGGCTCTGATCTGCTCCGTAAACGCCTTCAGAAGGGG CAAAAGTACTTTGACTCCGGCGATTACAACATGGCTAAAGCAAAGATAAAGAACAAACAGTTGCCGACAGCTGCACCAGAGAAGACCGAGATCACAGGAGACCACATCCCCACCCCCCAGGACCTGCCCCAGAGGAAACCATCTCTGGTAGCCAGCAAACTGGCAGGCTGA